Within the Gopherus flavomarginatus isolate rGopFla2 chromosome 8, rGopFla2.mat.asm, whole genome shotgun sequence genome, the region ggcagccggaaccctggagtagcagtaggctgagtgctgctggcaccccagactggcagcagactgagccactcaaccccccatcggccctgctcagcccgccaccagcccactcagcccactgctggctgagtgaatggaaccccaggctgacagcaggttgagtggttcagctggcctgctcagcccactgccagcctggggttccttgggggtccccaggccagcagcaggtgctgagtggggccgattgctggtatcccagctggcaatagggcagcagccggaaccccagagcagtgatgggctgagccgctcagcctgctgctgcataccatcaaaaatcagctcacctgccacctttgacacgtgtgccgtaggttgccgacccctgctttatacactagtaaggagatgagcatattacagttgttggagggctcttatcagaagtaacaggctataggaaagtcagtcaacattttttgtttctctgatgaaaactggcccactccctgcctcaaaccaaacctgtcactaataattgtcaacaacttaattttctgtttttggctaagatattgatttttttaaaaaataatattgaaattggattcaggattgttagcaagaatttttggcaaacaaagttgttaaatgacaatctaaatggcaacacagtactgctttcatgcttggctcaccccccagcctgctggtccaacagctgcagtagaggaggagataggtggaaaactgcaggaccccaatatccacctcttggggtgcagagtggcaacagcagcagcaaaccctcaggtccaatcacacgccagaGGGCatcaccaccagccttatggaccatggtgaagttagcacagcatctgatctcagggacagggcacccatggagccacagtagctcatcctgccctatgcagctccccccggatgagatggatagctggcagctgccagcccgggggagaggcgctccccagctagggtggccagatccagatgtcctgattttatagggccagtcctgatatttggggctttgtcttatataggcaccaattacccccagctagagtgaccagacagaaagtgtgtaaaatcaggacagggatgggggggggtaaaaggagcctatataagaaaaagaccaaaattcgactgtccctataaaatagggatatctgctcaccctaccccaatcccgatttgtcacacatctggctaaccccatccAAActctgtgtgacattccaattctggctgcctgcccaggaagtgagttactttcactttcattcctcagcaagcagccagcctcccctccccccacctacccccagcacctcacccaacccagccctgacggaggggagggaggagagagagatgggtgctcctggggaggagggagaaaggagggggtgctccgtggggcaggggggagaagaatggatgttatgggagacaacaaaggatactggttccagagccacagagcctgcctcacctgacctcacctggggggaaagagtcacactcacaggtgagctccttccccaacccccaccccctccccttcccagagaccccagcagccaatcccgtccctcagactgtgctgcatttggctctctctaggacccagcagccctgcttctacactgtctgggctgcctgcagagtggtgcccccaggcagtgtgaggccctactggctgcctattctgcctatgcctaaggacggccctggcaaaagggatatattttttaaaggacaTAGTAACTAGCTGTTATAAATAAGGAAtcttttttcttccttccccaTCAATATCATACCAAGTTATCATTCTGAATTTAAGTCCTAAGAGCTGCCAGTATTGCTGTTGATGTGACAGCGTGAGTGAATAGGTTTGTAGGAGAATTGTTGTATGCTTTCGTCTAGAAAACGACTGTAAACTTTTTTGTTTAGCGTGGTGATCTCTGCTTCAAAGGAGAGTTAAATTAGTGTAACTTTAAGTAGAACAAAGGAACCGCTAATATTTAGTTCCTGTGGAGATAATTGTTTTAATGGTCAAACTTCTCTACAGGGCACTCACTGAAAGGCTGTTACGTTGTCCATTTTGTGTGCATGAAACAGTTTCGTACACAAGTGGAGGCTTTTGGTTTTCCTTAAAATGCTGATATTATTTAAACCTTTGCTCCAAAGACTTTATAATCTGGACATGAGGCCAACAGGACCCATGGGGTCCAAGATAAAAACCAAGAGGGGCTTTTCTCTGATGTGTTTATTGTTCAGCTTTTAGAGTCAGCTGCCTAATGATAACAAGTctttaacaaacaaaaaaccaaagttCCTGTGCTGACTACAGGAAAAGCACTCATTTCTCCACCTGATACAATTCCTAATCTGACTATGAGGGAACAATTTATGTGCTCCCTCGTTTACATCTAAGCTCCTATCTATTTAATGCTAAGAGGTTACTAGAGCAGCTCAGATTGCCATGTGTATCTTTTAATGCAGACTCAGTTAACCCAGGTTAATGGAGCTTAGGGAGTAGGAGAGTCACTCAGGTTGTACAGCTCAGCCTGTCCTCTGACATAAATTGAATATTTTGGGCATAAAGTGAATGGGacagaaaagaggggaaaaggagtcAATGTGGTAATACAGGGAGTACCTACACCACAATCAATGGATTGCAAAATTGAACAGTCACCCCCCTGGCATGCACCAAACTCATATCTGCAAAATCAAATTGGgtagctgggtgcccagctgacTCCTATGCTTACATAAATTGCTGCAAAACAGGCATGTGCCAAGTTTTGCAGACACAATCCTTTTAACACACACGTTCGCAGGCTGCACATTTGGCCTTACAAATTTTGTGGTGTTCTGTTCACATGTATGTGTCGTTATTTTTCGCTAGTTGAATTCCAGTAGTGCCCACAATGAGAAGGGCACTGCTCACATACTGAAAGcatggtcccttccccaaagatttTATTCTCAATTTATTACATTTCAAAGCCATAGGTCCTTACTGACTTATTCCCAGTCTTGTACTGCAATGAACATTATTATTCTGTATTGTACCTACACAATTCTCCCATTCATTTATCATGGTTAATATTACAATGAACAGCAAAGGATTTACTGTAGTGAGGATGAGCCACTTGTAAGTTATTGCCAAGTGGATATAAAAAATTATGTATTTACATAGTACTTAGCTCCATTTTCATTTGAAGCATTACTGAAAAGATAACAGTGCAACAAGCATCATCTGAGGAGCCCATGCTAAaccttttctctttttcctttatATTTGCAGGTTTCTTGAGTACTGGGGATCAAGCAGCAAAAGGAAACTATGGCCTCCTTGATCTAATCCAGGCTTTGCGATGGACTAGTGAAAATATTGGGTTCTTTGGTGGTGACCCATTAAGAATAACTGTTTTTGGATCCGGTGCAGGCGGCTCATGTGTCAATCTGTTGACTTTATCCCATTATTCTGAAGGTAACCGTTGGAGCAATTCAACCAAAGGTATTATGCAGGTTGCAAATATTGACAATTTTGGTGTCTGCATGCCACCACCATTACTACTATGTGATGCTCtgtatttctctctctgtttctacGGACTGCTGAGTTCAACTGAATACTAATCTGGCTTTTTAAAGGCTATAATAGCTGCCTTCCCCTCAACTCTTCTGTGCACGTTTAAATTTGGGGTGACTGTCTTTCTGTTTCCTGTGGAGCTTTGTAGAAACACTTTTGCAACAGACTTCTGAACAGCACGTGCACAGCACATCATTTTTGTCTCTTTTCTTTCCTACCTAAGGGTGTCCTCTTTGGAAAACCAGTCAGAGATGCTCACAGTCGATGAGGTTGACTATATTCAATCAGTCATCGAAGGCATGTTTAGTTTCTCCTGAGGAGCaggatttaaagaaaaataaaacgacatggttcctgttttcatGCTAATGGCTGAAATGCTTAACAGTATTATCTAGTGGGAAGGAAAAAAGTGCCTAGTTCAGAAATCTTTTGTCTGAAACTGCATGAATTTCACTTGCTGTCTTCTGAGAAAAGAATATTTGAATGTTTTGCATGCATGAGCCAAAATTGTCAAAGCATCAAGGtcacaaattaattttttttttgcccataTATGTTTTTTCTATTCCATAACTTAACACCTTTTCTCTAGTTAATTAAGGCAGACAGCaagaaattaaaaacatgttGTTTGAGGCCAAAAAACTTTTTTACCTTCCCTTTTGGCACCAGAATTTCACACACTTCTTTTCTCATTTGCATCGCCCTTGTTTTTTATCACATTGTTTTTCTTAGTCCATCCTGTCATTATCCGTTTCACATGTATGTATGCTATATTGTTTAGACTTCACAGGCAGATGACAGAAAACCCTTGTTGATGGAGTCTGGAGAGACAtaaggcctgattttcctctgaTTTACATTGGCGAACTCCCTGGAGGGCCTGATTGTGCACTCgtactggagtaactccactgacatcagtagaaTTTACTTCTGATTGagcacctgatccaaagcctattgaagtcaatggaaagattcccactaaGTCTCAGTGAGCTTTTGGATCTGGCCTTACTGTGATGTAAATGGGAGAAGAATCAGGCCAATTCTCTATTATGTAAACAATACTATCGTGGAAAATAGATTCCTAGGATGGtgggtttaattttaaaaattatttttaaatgaattaaaatcattattctttttattattttaaaaaaataattttaaaccaTTTCCAGCCAAAGACCACTTTAATACTTGAAATACCTTGAAGTAGAAGTGTAGAATCCATGTATAAATTTGACATTCACAATTATATAGATCTTTTGCATGTTAACCTGTGACATGTTTTGTAAAAAGACGTTTTAAGCCAGTCAGAACTTAGCCTAAGCATAGTGCCCGTAACCAGGTGTAATCTCTGGGTCATATTATACCATCAGTTTTTCTGCAGAACTCAGTGTGGGTCCTCTGTGGCATAATGGATTGAGGATGGGGCTAAGAATCAGGAAACCTGGCTTCCATTCTCTGCCAGTGATTGAACCTTTGATTTAATTACAAGTAGCTGATGTAATGCTGAACACTATATGCTTTTATCTGAAATGACCGGTCAGTCATGATCTGCATCTTGTCAGCTAACTCTACACAGTCATGCTGTAACACTATAAAATGTTGTCAAAAGCACAAGCCCATTTACTATATGCTGAGTGCGTACTTGAGTGCTCTCATCCCTCAATGAACAGAGCATTCTGCAGGGGTCAGAAGACACTCAGCACATTGCAAGATGAAGATCTTAAATAAGTTGCTTCAGCTACCCCATATGCAAAATGGGAACCATAGTGCTTATCCATCCCGGTAAAATACTTTGAAATCTGTAGACGAATAAATGCAAATTATTGTTTACCTCAGTGGGACCGTGACATACAAACGATAGCAAAGTATGGCCCATTATGCATTAATGTCATTTTAATATCAGCCTACAGTCCCTTGAGCCATGAGTGTGAATATTTCCTGATAGAAATCTAGTTCACTTCCTTTACTGTACAATGCTGCTGGCAGAAATCAGTTACAGGATGAAAATTACTTTTCTCGCTGTCATCCATTTTTCACTAACATGGTTCAACAGAAGTATTTCTTTAAAGTAACTGAATTGAACATTATGGCTAGAGGACTTGACGACTTTTAACGTAATCTGACCTTTTATGTGCCATTTAACAAGCTATCGTGTTTATATCAGCATTTTCTTACCATGTAACTGACTCTTTCTCTCACTGGTATAGAAAATAAttctaaacaattaaaaaaagagatttaCAGAGTATGCACATAACATAAAGCTATGTTGCATTAAGAATTACATCCTAGTGAAAATTTCAATTTGGTATTATGCTGCATATATTCTactggccagatcttcagctggtataaatcactgtagatccattgacttcaagctgatttacatcaactgaaTACCTGGCCCtataaatattatattttctatGCCTTTAATTCTGAGAGTCTGCTTTCTTTTTACTCAGCTCTTTCTCAGGCAATACTCAGTTATGACTTATTTCATGAATCTAGAGATGCTCTTGAGACACATATTTCAGTCTACGTCCAGATTCTGCTACAAtgaaagttttgcctgagtaagggcaGAGTAGAGACTGAATAAGGAcctcagggattggtcctgttaTAATCTTCAAGGATTTTAAAACTCCCAAAAGAtcgtttttttaaatgttttcccaTGAAGCAATTGATTCTAACTAGTATTTGATTatggttctgatcctgcaatgtgATTCTGGTAGTCCCTGACTCAGGCTCTGTGCAGTGCCTGAGTCCACCTGCACATCATGTTGCGAGATGAAGGCcataatttgtatttttaaagagcCAAATTCTGAAATGGGTTAAGCAGGTTCAACTCCTTTCGCTGGAGGTACTGGCTGATCAGCAGGATGTGCCCCAAAGATATTTTATTTGCGTAAATCAATGATAGAGGGTGAGATGTTGCCTTCAAAAGTTGCCTTCAGTTACACtactgcagtgtttcccaaacttgggatgtcgcttgtgtagggaaagcccctggtgggccgggccggtttgtttacctgctgcatctgcaggtgtggccaatcacggctcccactggccgcagttcgctgctccaggccaatgggagctgctggaagcagtggccaatATGTCACTTGACCCATGCCACTTCCACCAGCCCCTACTGGCGTGGAGCAGCAAACTGggccggcccgccaggggctttctctacacaagcagcatcccaagtttgggaaacactgccctactGCAAATCCTTGGTAACTCTACTTGATGTCACTAGACTCACTCTAGATTTGTACTGGTGTAAATAAAAGCAAATTTTGGCCAAATATGCTTTATGTTAGTGTAATGTGTATATATCAAAGGACATTTTGCATAAATTATAGTTAGCTATGAAATAAATTTAGGCCGGattacaaaatattttccaaaagaCTGCACAAAGAGACTGCATAATTGCAAATTGTTTGTTGTCCTTCAGTTGTAGGACTTCTGTGGTGATGCAGAAAAAAGTTTTAATACTTTAAAACTCATTAGCAAGAAGAGTTAAATATATTGCCTAATGTGGACTAAATTATGATTTGCTAGGAGTATGGAGTAGAGGATCCTTTCCCACTTCATTGTACAGGAGCCAGACTGAAAATTCCTGTTGGAAGTAGAGCTAACCTCCCTGAACTGTATGGGGAAGGGGTAGTGTGATGCCATGGCCCAACACAGAGGGGACTACAAAATATATGGGATTAGCCACTCTAGTTTTACCCCTTCAGGCCAGAATTCCTCATAAGGCCCTTTCACACACACCTAGTACATGAGCCATGGCTTAAAGCTGGGAAGAAATTCCgtccccactgaaatcattggcaaAACTCCTGACTTtgttggggtcaggatttcacccatgatgTGGACAAAGATACttaaagattaaaacaaaaaaaaagatcaaTTCAAACAAGGCTTCGTATGTTTGTGAGCAGAGCTTTTGGTCCAGATTCTACTCTCAGTGACACCAGAGTAATCCAGAGTAAttgcactgatgtcagtggagttacttcaggTGTACACAAGTATAAGTGACAGCAGAatcttccccatccaccccatctctCATAAATGAATACCTgagtatatttttaatttttttaaatcataaagcAATATTTTAGGATATTCAGTGTAAAAGGtatcattttccttttttatttaaatgtgacCACCGTAAACCTTAATTAAAAATAGGACCTTTTACAAGAAAGGATCTTGACTCTTAGATAAATGAGTTAGGAATGCTGCCCAGTACTTTGTATGGCTTCAGAATATACAATTTGTTATAGTACCCATTTGAGAAGCCCTGTACATCTCAAGCCAAGTTCAATCCTAAACAGAATCTATAAAAACAGCATATTAGGTCCTATTCAGTCTTCCATTTAAAACATGGTCATACACATGCAAGTGCTGATGACTTGAACAATATGTAAGAAATCAGTCAATTGCAGAGCATGACTGGCTTTTCCTCCAAcctaataaaataattttagtaTTATGAATTTTTCAAAGCAAACAGTGTTATCTTGAACAAGATATGGCATCAGACAATTTCTCCCACTCTTTCATCtactcagggccagatccttagttgCTATAAATTGGTATTTGCATGAGTTTTACTCATCTATTGGTCTAGGATTTATATACATATGTGCATTTTTTGTACACGTTAGATGTGGGTACAGCAACAAGCAGATTTTACCTTCTgtactgcatttatttattagtaattttttttaataatggtaAAAGATTTCCTATTGTCTCACATACCTAATCTAAACATTAAACAGCTACATGCTTATAAAGGTCACCTCagtactttttaaatatttttcccccCACAGGACTTTTTCAAAGAGCAATAgctcaaagtggaacagctctcTCCAGCTGGGCAGTTAGTTTCCAACCTGCAAAATATGCCAGGATGTTGGCTACAAAAGTTGGTTGCAACATATCAGACACTGTAGAATTGGTAGAGTGTCTACAGAAGAAGCCTTATAGAGAACTTGTGGACCAGGACATTCAACCAGCACGATACCACATAGCCTTTGGACCAGTAATTGATGGTGACGTGATACCAGATGATCCTCAGATATTGATGGAACAAGGAGAATTCCTGAACTATGACATAATGTTGGGAGTTAACCAAGGGGAAGGTTTAAAATTTGTTGAAAATATAGTTGATAGTGAAGATGGCATATCAGCTAGTGATTTTGACTTTGCTGTTTCCAATTTTGTCGATAACTTATATGGATACCCTGAAGGCAAAGATATATTGAGAGAAACTATTAAATTTATGTATACTGACTGGGCAGACCGACACAATCCGGAGACCAGAAGGAAAACACTGCTAGCTTTATTTACTGATCACCAGTGGGTTGCACCAGCAGTGGCTACAGCAGATCTTCACTCGAATTTTGGATCACCTACATATTTCTATGCCTTCTACCATCATTGCCAAACAGATCAGGTACCTGCTTGGGCAGATGCAGCCCATGGGGATGAGGTTCCTTATGTACTGGGAATCCCTATGATTGGTCCTACTGAATTATTTCCCTGTAATTTCTCCAAAAATGATGTCATGCTAAGCGCAGTGGTGATGACATACTGGACGAACTTTGCAAAAACTGGGTGAGTACTAGATAGAGAGTAATTTCATATAAATTAAGGACTTGATCCAGCAATCCTTTCCTATGGACTTCTGTAGGAAATACTTGGGCCAGGAAGGTATATTTATGTGAATAAGGGTTGGAGGATTAGGTTGAGAGTTATATGTTTTTAATATCTCTCAGTTCAATTAAAAATTGCACTTTCTGttaacacatggggaaactgtcCATGTGACTGTTCTATACATAACAGTGTGATAAATACTTTGTAATAAAAAAGGGCTACAGAAAGCAGCTTCCCTGATATTTTTATCTTTTTCAATCTAATATTTAGCTTTTTCATAGTACTGTAGTTGGCCTTTAAAAGTTCATTCTGCTTTGTAAGATTCTGATGCTTTGAGAGAGATTCTCTGTACTTAAAATAGGGAGTTCTGTTGGAACTTTCAATTTTTGAAATCTGACCACTGTGTAAGAAATTGTAACGTATTACAGTGAATAAGGAACATACTGAGATCACGTATGGCAATTATAAAGTGCACATCATTAAATACAGATCATCATTTAACAAACCACAATATTTGACTGTACTCCAGTAGTGGTGGTATTTTGATTATAAAGAATGCAAAATGCCACCAACATTACAGCACATGGAAGGTTGAGTCTTAAAATGATGTCCACTTATTCAAATGAATAGGCATTTATGAAAGTAAGATACATGGACTAGCACTTGAGAGGTGCCGAGGACTGACCTTGTATCACTTCTCCGCACTCCGCTGGGCTTTCAGTGAATGTGTGCTATACTGAGTTAACACACTGCCCTTTCACCTCTGAAGACCTGAATTCAGAGGCTGTGATTTAAGTTACAAATAAAAACAAGGTTTGTGACCCCTCATCCTAGTCTCTAGTCAGCATTAATCTACATCACTAGTACCAAAGTATAATATTGTTGACAATTTTTCCTTGAGAGAAAAGGACTGGGATGCTAGATGCTGACTGGGGTTCGGGTTCAAAGGTCACTGgggaagcttgcagtgtccaCTTGCATTGTGTTGGCTCTAACTGCTATTAGGCCTGCAATTCCATGAACACTACATTCACTgcccttcctctccttcccccaaatATATGTTAAAATGCAATATCAAATCTTAATTTTATAATTGCTTTTGAAATGCAGACTTTAcatctcagctttttttttattctagtgaccCAAATCAACCAGTCCCACAAGATACAAAATTCATTCATACTAAACCCAATCGTTTTGAGGAAGTAGCATGGACCAGATACTCTCAAAAAGACCAACTGTATCTTCACATTGGATTAAAACCACGAGTGAAGGAACATTACAGGGCCAATAAAGTGAACCTGTGGCTGGAACTGGTACCTCATCTGCACAATCTTAATGACATTTCACAGTATACCTCGACCACAACTAAAGTGCCATCAACTGATATTACTTTCAGACCAACAAGGAAAAATTCTATACCTGTTACTTCAGCCTTTCCTACAGCCAAACAAGATGATCCCAAACAACAACCAAGTCCATTTTCAGTGGATCAAAGGGACTATTCCACAGAGTTGAGCGTTACTATTGCAGTTGGAGCATCGTTGCTATTCCTAAACATTCTGGCCTTTGCAGCATTGTACTACAAAAAGGACAAGAGGAGACATGATGTTCATAGGAGATGTAGCCCACAGCGTACTACTACCAATGATCTTGCCCATGCACAAGAAGAGGAGATAATGTCCCTCCAAATGAAGCACACTGACTTGGATCATGAATGTGAGTCCATCCATCCACATGAGGTGGTTCTTCGGACCGCCTGTCCCCCAGACTACACATTAGCTATGAGAAGGTCTCCTGATGATATTCCCTTAATGACACCCAACACCATtacaatgattcccaacactatACCAGGGATTCAGCCCCTACACACATTCAATACCTTTACTGGAGGACAGAATAatactctgccccacccccacccccacccccatccccaccctcattcacatTCAACAACCAGGGTATAGCCAGACAAGATGaaacaaactttattttttttgatGGATTACAATAGGTGACATTAATGAAGACTACTTGGCTTTCAACCTACAAGACTCTTACTATTTAAATATGGAGGAATAGTATGTGAATATACATATCAAGAACTTTTggggttttgaaaaaaaaatgaattgtacATATATACaaatgaacttaaaaaaaaactttgcagTTGCTTAAAGCAATTGTCCTGAATGATACTTTTTCATTCACATTCAACTATTAATTTTTTGACGATTTAAGTTACATAATGGAATTAGGCATGTGCAACACAAACAGAAAAGAACTCtgactgaaaatttaaaaaaaaaatctataaatctGCACAAGGGACACACTAATGGAATGTCAGATAATTTTCACCAATTTTTATTTGGAACTGTTTTATTGTGTAGTCCATATTTACATATTTGGATAAGTACACAAAGCACCAATGCTGTTAAGGCCTTAGTAAGGGGCTCATGCTGAAATCTGCCAGCCAAACAAAGAAGTTTTAAAGCCTGGCAGGTACAACATTATCACATAAGTGCTGTCAGTATAAAAGTTGTGGGAATAAAGGAAACTGGATATTTTTAGCACGATGTGCATGATAATTTATATGCTTGGTGGCTGTGCTGCTGATTAAGCCgtaattaaaattcttctcaTCCCATTGGAGTTTTTAACAGAAGCTTCCTCCATCAATTGGCACAACCtaaagaagatttttttaaaggggcaAAAGTAATTACAGTAAAATAATTCACAGT harbors:
- the NLGN1 gene encoding neuroligin-1 isoform X2, coding for MALPRSVWLNCVWRAIMVRLLHMGLDATFVLCILGFLLHAAAVSSQKLDDIDPLVTTNFGKIRGIKKELNNEILGPVIQFLGVPYAAPPVGEHRFQPPEPPSPWSDIKNATQFAPVCPQNIIEGRLPEVMLPVWFTNNLDVVSTYVQDQNEDCLYLNIYVPTEDVKRISKECARKPGKKICRKGGPLTKKQTDDLGDNDGAEDEDIRDSGGPKPVMVYIHGGSYMEGTGNLYDGSVLASYGNVIVITVNYRLGVLGFLSTGDQAAKGNYGLLDLIQALRWTSENIGFFGGDPLRITVFGSGAGGSCVNLLTLSHYSEGLFQRAIAQSGTALSSWAVSFQPAKYARMLATKVGCNISDTVELVECLQKKPYRELVDQDIQPARYHIAFGPVIDGDVIPDDPQILMEQGEFLNYDIMLGVNQGEGLKFVENIVDSEDGISASDFDFAVSNFVDNLYGYPEGKDILRETIKFMYTDWADRHNPETRRKTLLALFTDHQWVAPAVATADLHSNFGSPTYFYAFYHHCQTDQVPAWADAAHGDEVPYVLGIPMIGPTELFPCNFSKNDVMLSAVVMTYWTNFAKTGDPNQPVPQDTKFIHTKPNRFEEVAWTRYSQKDQLYLHIGLKPRVKEHYRANKVNLWLELVPHLHNLNDISQYTSTTTKVPSTDITFRPTRKNSIPVTSAFPTAKQDDPKQQPSPFSVDQRDYSTELSVTIAVGASLLFLNILAFAALYYKKDKRRHDVHRRCSPQRTTTNDLAHAQEEEIMSLQMKHTDLDHECESIHPHEVVLRTACPPDYTLAMRRSPDDIPLMTPNTITMIPNTIPGIQPLHTFNTFTGGQNNTLPHPHPHPHPHPHSHSTTRV
- the NLGN1 gene encoding neuroligin-1 isoform X6 → MALPRSVWLNCVWRAIMVRLLHMGLDATFVLCILGFLLHAAAVSSQKLDDIDPLVTTNFGKIRGIKKELNNEILGPVIQFLGVPYAAPPVGEHRFQPPEPPSPWSDIKNATQFAPVCPQNIIEGRLPEVMLPVWFTNNLDVVSTYVQDQNEDCLYLNIYVPTEDDIRDSGGPKPVMVYIHGGSYMEGTGNLYDGSVLASYGNVIVITVNYRLGVLGFLSTGDQAAKGNYGLLDLIQALRWTSENIGFFGGDPLRITVFGSGAGGSCVNLLTLSHYSEGLFQRAIAQSGTALSSWAVSFQPAKYARMLATKVGCNISDTVELVECLQKKPYRELVDQDIQPARYHIAFGPVIDGDVIPDDPQILMEQGEFLNYDIMLGVNQGEGLKFVENIVDSEDGISASDFDFAVSNFVDNLYGYPEGKDILRETIKFMYTDWADRHNPETRRKTLLALFTDHQWVAPAVATADLHSNFGSPTYFYAFYHHCQTDQVPAWADAAHGDEVPYVLGIPMIGPTELFPCNFSKNDVMLSAVVMTYWTNFAKTGDPNQPVPQDTKFIHTKPNRFEEVAWTRYSQKDQLYLHIGLKPRVKEHYRANKVNLWLELVPHLHNLNDISQYTSTTTKVPSTDITFRPTRKNSIPVTSAFPTAKQDDPKQQPSPFSVDQRDYSTELSVTIAVGASLLFLNILAFAALYYKKDKRRHDVHRRCSPQRTTTNDLAHAQEEEIMSLQMKHTDLDHECESIHPHEVVLRTACPPDYTLAMRRSPDDIPLMTPNTITMIPNTIPGIQPLHTFNTFTGGQNNTLPHPHPHPHPHPHSHSTTRV
- the NLGN1 gene encoding neuroligin-1 isoform X5 is translated as MALPRSVWLNCVWRAIMVRLLHMGLDATFVLCILGFLLHAAAVSSQKLDDIDPLVTTNFGKIRGIKKELNNEILGPVIQFLGVPYAAPPVGEHRFQPPEPPSPWSDIKNATQFAPVCPQNIIEGRLPEVMLPVWFTNNLDVVSTYVQDQNEDCLYLNIYVPTEDDIRDSGGPKPVMVYIHGGSYMEGTGNLYDGSVLASYGNVIVITVNYRLGVLGFLSTGDQAAKGNYGLLDLIQALRWTSENIGFFGGDPLRITVFGSGAGGSCVNLLTLSHYSEGNRWSNSTKGLFQRAIAQSGTALSSWAVSFQPAKYARMLATKVGCNISDTVELVECLQKKPYRELVDQDIQPARYHIAFGPVIDGDVIPDDPQILMEQGEFLNYDIMLGVNQGEGLKFVENIVDSEDGISASDFDFAVSNFVDNLYGYPEGKDILRETIKFMYTDWADRHNPETRRKTLLALFTDHQWVAPAVATADLHSNFGSPTYFYAFYHHCQTDQVPAWADAAHGDEVPYVLGIPMIGPTELFPCNFSKNDVMLSAVVMTYWTNFAKTGDPNQPVPQDTKFIHTKPNRFEEVAWTRYSQKDQLYLHIGLKPRVKEHYRANKVNLWLELVPHLHNLNDISQYTSTTTKVPSTDITFRPTRKNSIPVTSAFPTAKQDDPKQQPSPFSVDQRDYSTELSVTIAVGASLLFLNILAFAALYYKKDKRRHDVHRRCSPQRTTTNDLAHAQEEEIMSLQMKHTDLDHECESIHPHEVVLRTACPPDYTLAMRRSPDDIPLMTPNTITMIPNTIPGIQPLHTFNTFTGGQNNTLPHPHPHPHPHPHSHSTTRV
- the NLGN1 gene encoding neuroligin-1 isoform X4, whose amino-acid sequence is MALPRSVWLNCVWRAIMVRLLHMGLDATFVLCILGFLLHAAAVSSQKLDDIDPLVTTNFGKIRGIKKELNNEILGPVIQFLGVPYAAPPVGEHRFQPPEPPSPWSDIKNATQFAPVCPQNIIEGRLPEVMLPVWFTNNLDVVSTYVQDQNEDCLYLNIYVPTEDGPLTKKQTDDLGDNDGAEDEDIRDSGGPKPVMVYIHGGSYMEGTGNLYDGSVLASYGNVIVITVNYRLGVLGFLSTGDQAAKGNYGLLDLIQALRWTSENIGFFGGDPLRITVFGSGAGGSCVNLLTLSHYSEGLFQRAIAQSGTALSSWAVSFQPAKYARMLATKVGCNISDTVELVECLQKKPYRELVDQDIQPARYHIAFGPVIDGDVIPDDPQILMEQGEFLNYDIMLGVNQGEGLKFVENIVDSEDGISASDFDFAVSNFVDNLYGYPEGKDILRETIKFMYTDWADRHNPETRRKTLLALFTDHQWVAPAVATADLHSNFGSPTYFYAFYHHCQTDQVPAWADAAHGDEVPYVLGIPMIGPTELFPCNFSKNDVMLSAVVMTYWTNFAKTGDPNQPVPQDTKFIHTKPNRFEEVAWTRYSQKDQLYLHIGLKPRVKEHYRANKVNLWLELVPHLHNLNDISQYTSTTTKVPSTDITFRPTRKNSIPVTSAFPTAKQDDPKQQPSPFSVDQRDYSTELSVTIAVGASLLFLNILAFAALYYKKDKRRHDVHRRCSPQRTTTNDLAHAQEEEIMSLQMKHTDLDHECESIHPHEVVLRTACPPDYTLAMRRSPDDIPLMTPNTITMIPNTIPGIQPLHTFNTFTGGQNNTLPHPHPHPHPHPHSHSTTRV